In Nocardia sp. NBC_00403, one DNA window encodes the following:
- a CDS encoding helix-turn-helix domain-containing protein, producing MKRSIGYTWRLREIMASQGVFTATELVPLLRERGIDLSASQVHRLVSGTPEGLSLQVLSALCDILACTPTDLVVTSAENAGVRRTGTEATGQAPVVAKLRPRPERILGEE from the coding sequence ATGAAACGATCCATCGGCTACACCTGGCGTCTGCGCGAGATCATGGCAAGCCAAGGCGTTTTCACCGCGACCGAGCTGGTCCCGCTGCTGCGCGAGCGCGGCATCGATCTGTCCGCCTCCCAGGTCCACCGTCTGGTCTCCGGCACCCCGGAAGGGCTCTCGCTACAGGTGCTCTCGGCGCTCTGCGACATTCTCGCCTGCACCCCGACCGACCTCGTTGTCACCTCCGCCGAGAACGCCGGAGTCCGCCGGACCGGAACTGAGGCCACCGGGCAGGCGCCGGTGGTCGCCAAGTTGCGGCCCCGGCCCGAGCGCATCCTCGGGGAGGAGTGA
- a CDS encoding tyrosine-type recombinase/integrase: MFCHFVTDPLYEWPATCEGRFGTHPIQVVHEWNTATHVQEGESDPAKRAFTKSELQAFFTHCDDEVARIRSFGRKGWLPAFRDATLFKTAYAFGLRRNETRMLDAADFGTNPHGPEFGSFGRCQVRFGKAKKGSPPKRRGVLTVWGWTVEVLDEWFTEIRPLFGADGNPAAWPSERGLRIGCQRLNSRFVAYRQALGLDDGLDFHSLRRFYVTHLIEDGWDPRFVQEQVGHEHASTTALYTCVSSDFRTRTLRRRLDATVVAALHSQKGKQA; encoded by the coding sequence GTGTTCTGCCACTTCGTCACCGATCCGCTCTATGAGTGGCCGGCCACCTGCGAAGGCCGATTCGGCACGCACCCGATCCAGGTGGTGCACGAATGGAACACCGCCACACACGTCCAAGAAGGCGAGTCCGACCCGGCGAAACGGGCGTTCACCAAATCGGAACTGCAAGCCTTCTTCACTCACTGCGATGACGAAGTTGCCCGGATCCGATCGTTCGGGCGCAAGGGCTGGCTGCCCGCGTTCCGCGACGCCACCCTGTTCAAAACGGCGTACGCATTCGGTCTGCGCCGCAACGAGACTCGGATGCTGGATGCCGCCGACTTCGGGACGAACCCGCACGGGCCGGAGTTCGGGTCGTTCGGTCGCTGCCAGGTCCGGTTCGGGAAGGCCAAGAAGGGTTCGCCGCCGAAGCGGCGCGGAGTGCTGACCGTCTGGGGCTGGACAGTCGAGGTCCTCGACGAATGGTTCACCGAGATCCGGCCTCTGTTCGGCGCCGATGGCAATCCGGCGGCCTGGCCGTCCGAACGCGGTCTTCGGATCGGCTGCCAACGCCTGAACTCGCGGTTCGTCGCCTACCGGCAGGCGCTCGGCCTCGACGATGGGCTGGACTTCCATTCTCTGCGACGGTTCTATGTCACCCATTTGATCGAGGACGGCTGGGATCCTCGGTTCGTCCAGGAACAGGTCGGCCACGAGCACGCCTCCACGACCGCCCTCTACACCTGCGTGTCGTCGGACTTCCGCACCCGCACGTTGCGGCGACGACTCGATGCCACCGTCGTGGCGGCTCTGCACTCCCAGAAAGGCAAACAGGCATGA